In Cinclus cinclus chromosome 1, bCinCin1.1, whole genome shotgun sequence, the sequence tgtgcatcagtttcttcccactgcctcttgtcctatcgCTCGGCTCCGCTGAGAAGAGCCTTGGCATCCCCCCTCCAGATATTCATTCACATCAATGAGGTCCCTCTGTCATGTCTCCTCGAGGCtgagcaggcccagctccctcacctCTTCCTTTTAGGATACGCTCCAGCCCCCCATGATTCTCGTCGCCCTCAGACGACCTCTGCTCTGCGCTCCCCGGCAAAGGGCGACGCTTCACCTGCTCCCactgccatccctgcagcacaCCTACACCTGCGATCCAGCTGGAGAAGACACCTGCAAGCCGTGGCCAGCAAGGAGCGAAGCCTCACGCCAGCAGCCGGGACAGACCCCAGGCTGAGCggggccgtgccgtgccgtgccccGCCGAGGCCGCCCCGCTCGCCGCCTCCCCCCCGCCGGTGCCGCCGCGGCCCGCCCGCCCCGCAGCTCCCGGGGCCGCTCCGGCCGGGCGGGGATCGCGGGCAGCGGGGCGGGGAAGGGCCGGGAGCGGCCCCCGCGGCCGGAGATGCGCCCCCCGCCCGCTGCCCCTGCCCCGGGCGCTTACTGTAAGTGACGGTGACGGTCACCGGGGCTCCGGGCGCCGCCATCTCGCCCCGCCACAGGAACCGTCAGCGCCGCAGCCGGGGCGCGCCCGGAGCGCGTCACTTCCGCAGCAGGAAAACGGGAATGCCGCTTTCCTGGACGGCTCTCGCGGCCGCGCCGCCGAGCCGAGGGCTCCCGACAGCGACAGGGACGCGGCTGGGGCAGGACTGGCGTGAAGGGAACTTGGTCTTGCCCATCTCAAACCAGGCTCCGCCTCTGGCGAACTCTGTGCCCGTGACGCTGATAACCTGCCCCCCGCCGCCTTCTTCGGATCGAACTAATCGCCAAAAACGCAACACAAGGATCTGCTAATCTACGTGATTTTATGTCTCCATGGAATACATAAAGTCAATGATAACCCGAGCAGTTTTCAAGAAGGTTACAAGTACAGTTGCATGAAAGTCTCAGGACTGCAGTAGTTTAAAAATGGCTTTCAGTTCTTTTATCAAACAGGCGTAGTAATAAGGGAGCTATTTTACAGAGAGTAAGCAGCAATGTATAGTCTTAGTCTCAAGAAGAGAAACATGGTACAAAGTCAAAATAAACCTCAGCTATCGACGGCCACGACTAGTCTTCACGTGTTACTTTGTCCATAAGATACAGAAATCAAAACCTATCAGACTGACTGCTTCCACTGAAGGGAACTGGGATGAATTTTCCCTTAACAGAAGTCAGTAGTAGAACAACTTTCTCCAAAGAAAGAACACCACCAGCCACTCATAATTGCATTCTAGGATGTAGTGATATTAAGGTTACACTGGAAGGACAAGTTCtccagaattttaaattaaaaaagattCTTAATACAATTGGAAAAGTATAGTTCACTGTGCTTTAGAAACATTTATGTTGCAGGGATCTTTGGCAACCCAAATTCATCCACCAATACGCCATCCTgtaggaaagaaagagaagcaatgGGTTAACAACTCTCCAGCAACCAGAACATCTCACAGAAGCTTCCTTACCACTTCTATAAAGTGTCTGTATCTGAAACTGCCACTGTGTGACAGCTGGAATCAAAACAAGAGCACTGGTGTTCTTCCTCACTATGAGGCTCGATTAAAGCCCCAAAAGCAAACATTCAGAAGCTTTTCTTCTAGTTTTAAGACTACAGCCATAATGGTACACTTAAATTCTACTGGCAGTCTAACAGTGTTTGACAGGATTGACAAAATGTCATTCGACTGATTTTAAACACAGTTAAGAGCATTCAGTACACTGTATACTGTATTCTCAAATTCTCTGTATTTATCCATACTTATAATACATAAATAGCATACATAACATTAAGCACACTTTTTTGTTCAAAATATTAAGGATCCCAAATATTAAGCAACCAACACAAATGTGAttaacccaaaccaaacaaaaacagattTAGCTGTTAATAAGCAAAGGACTCACTTTGTTTTTTGTGTCCGTAGGAGTGACCTCTGGGATTGCTGGAGCAGATGCAGCTTCATCTAAGTAGGAATTGTCTTCATCAGCTAAAAGCTCATCACCTAATGCATCCAGCTCTGAAATTGAATTATGCTGGTTGAAACATTATGCAAGAAGTTCCTTTTGCAAGAGAAAAGCTGCTCTTACAGAAATTCAGGATTCCTACTGGATGCTCACATTCAGACTCACTTAGTGTTATTCATCATCcagaaataaacacacacactgGAGAGAACCTTCTTCCCTGCCTTGCAGCATTCCATTGATATCTCATGATTGTTACTTCTCTTACAGGAAATGCAgctttaatgtttaaaaaaagctaTCAAAGCtctttaaaacatatttaaagcATTTGACCAAGGAAATAAACAATCACTGTATGACAATATGATGATTTTTATATTCAGTGatataaaaaaaacatttttccccttcctaACCTGCTTCCAAATCATCTTCATCAATCTCTGGTGTTCCATAGCTACGACTCAGTGCCTCCTGGACTTCATTGGCTTCTTCCATCATATCTTCCAATTGATCTTGTATGTCCTGAAGCAAGAATCATTTTCAATTGGTCCATAATTACTCAAATTCAGTTTAATAATTCCAAAATACAAAGCACTCAACTCTTTTAAAGCATAAaccattttttaaagcagtattAATAAAAGtcaacacacacacattcaggACAGGAGtacttgaaaagcagaaaaggtaTGAAGTTTAGACAAATCTACCACCTAAATAAGCACTAACCTGAGTTGTGCCACAGCAGAATTCAGAAGATTAGTACTAAATTTACTGGTACTGTACTCGAGTACAGGTAAGGAAACAATACTTGCCTAAAGGTTTACAACACAGGCCATTTATAAAAACAGAATAGGAACGAGAACTTAAAGGAATTCAGCACTGGTACTGCGTAAGAGCTTAAGTGCAGCATACTTGAAATAATACTTAGAGATCTTATGGGAGATTGCTTATGCATTTTCTGAAGTCAGGGCCAGGCCTTGTTGACATTTGGTTAGTGATTtgaagtttttgttgttgttgggttttgtttgtttttggtttagattttgttctttttcagcAGGCACATCTTGAaatggggggggtggggggtaaAGGACTAATCTGTTACTCAtataaggaaacaaaaaaggacaaaaaaagccATAGGAGGAACTATCCACTAACATTTAtgctgaaatgcaaagaaaggAGAGGTGAGATTAAAGATTAAGTCAGCAAGGAAACAATAATCACTATAATAAGGCAAACCACTGATTGTGCAGTACCAGAAAAATCAGGAAGGAATTATGATGGTGGTCCCATAAAAAAGGCAGACAAACTCATGTGAACAAAAATAGTCATCTTGCCTTCAAGTTCTTAGTCTACTCACCATTATTTCAGTACATTACTTTTgttctttaattatttaaacTATAAAAGCTCACCTCAATTTGATCAATCTTGACTTGCTTGTAagctttcttcatttctttcacCCCCAGTTTCATTGCATCCACCTAGAAAAGTCAAACATCATTCTTGTATCTGATGTAGTACAGATTGCACAGattaaacaaattaaacaaGCGTGATAAACAAATTGGTACCGTTGTCTTTGTATCCTTCAGTGCCTGAATAGTGTAATTAGCTTGTTCCATATTAAAAGACTGCTGTGACAGATTATCCCTCTGTTGTTCATACCTGTattaaaaaaaggcaagaaaaaggTACTATTTATTACCACAAACACTCCTGATTTTTTAAGAGTTGAAAAAACCAGCAGCAGTAGTCTAAAGATAGGAACAgatttgttgggggtttttttgggtttttttcacttattaTACACAACTGCAGAATAAACAGCTTCATAAAAATCTGGCCATTATGCATTTCTGTGTACTTGAAGCTGACAAAGTTACTCCTGAACTAAGCTTTAACTCACAGCAACACTGTATTTGCCAAGACTGACAAACTAGGTGAGGATACAGCAAAAGTTTAATCACCATAAAGTAGACATGCATGTCACGCTCACTAATGCTGTAAAGAGAATGGAAGAGCTGGCAGATTATCCAAACCACAGTGGCTCCACACTGGAGTTTTtcagggcagggaggaagaggaggaggataGTGTACCAAAAGGAAACCTTTAAGACTAAccacagagaaaagagagattttaaaaattatgaaatcaTCTTTCTCAAAGCTAAGCTTGTATCAAATCAAGAATGTAAGCTATGTTAAGCAAAAGAACAGAAGCATAAAAATGAACCATGAGTCCTAACATGCAAAGCAGGAGGTCTGAAAGACAAGAAGGATCCACATGCAAAACCTTCTGGACAACTAATGACTGCATCTGTTACTGTTCCACaagaccagaaaaaaatgactgagggaCATGACAATAGCCTACATATTATGAGGGCCCAGTAATCCCACCAAGGAAGATTAGGAGGCAGCACAGTCAAAacccagggggaaaaaaacctaaagcCAGAATCAAGCAGTCATCCTCACAACACGTAAATGAAGTACCACATTCCTTGCCATACGATATTTTGGACTGAAAGAGTTTAATAATACTTAACAAGTAATTGAATGAGTCCCTAAAGGTACAATTCATCTGAGGGATGTGACATAGAAGATGATGGGAGCTTTGGCTCAGACAGCTTCTCAGATTTGCAGTTCATGGACTATGAAATATTCCAGTGAAACATTCCTGAACGTGCTGAAACATTCCTGAACTTGCCAGGTTGTGATAATTCTTTCCTTTGGATCTGTTGCTGGACACTTTCAAGACAGTACACTAGACAAGACCATACCACAGGATCATCTATCCTGTCCATTTGGGGGTTTCTGCATAGACATAACTACCTGCACTACATCTGCTCAAGTCCTCAAAGGTGTCCATAGCAAATAGGAAAGTTTCCAGTAAACCAGAGCAAGGTCATCAAATACACAATTTACAGTAATCaattaataatataaaatgaGGCAATCTCTCAGAAACTTTAGGAGCCAAATATATTTGTAATAATGAGCAGATTCAGGTCATCTTGTACCAATCCAAATTTATATACTGATGTATAAATCATAAAAATGCTGATGTAAAATATGTAAGGAGACACTTCTGAAAGGcttcttcagcatttttctttaaacaatgCTCAGGAGAGTActggaaagagaaatgaaagtgTGCCACTGCCCCCTGAAGAAAACAACCCTTTATTAACCACAAACTGAGAAAGGTTTCAACTTACATTCGCTTCTGCTTTAACACTCTCAATGCTTTCTGCTTTACTGTATTCTGAAATATACAATAGTGTTACATTAGATAAAACATCTGACTTTACATTTGATTATGCTCTTTAAACCTAATACACTGGATTTAAGTTTTCCAAAAGATTCCTCAGTTACTAGTGCCAAGAGTTTAACTATAGTTACATTCAGCATTTGGCACGATTAACAAAAGAGGAGAGTACACAAAGCTTCTTGTAGAAAATACTTTCAGTTTCCAGCTTCTGATTTATGTTTTGAGTAAGGAGAATAAAACGTCAAACTTAGTTCATGAGAACTATCTTTCATTAACACATTTTAATGACCAGCATAAAATAATACTGCAACAATCCTGTTTATATCatatatgtttattttcagataCATTTTATATTGTAAGTTCATCCCCTTAAAAATGGGTTGCCCTGCTCCCTTTAGGCATAGTGTGGagctttttattttggaagacaaacgAAACACCCTCTCTGCCAGACTTAATTCAGGTAATGAGGAAGAAGGGAAACAAGTTACTTCTCATGGAGGAATTACCTTACACTCTggaacaaataaaaaccaatgAAAACACTGTTCAAATATGTATGTCTAATAAAAGTAAACCTGTAGGATCTTATCTCTCACCCCTAGCACAAGATGCAGTTTTAAGAACCTGACAAACTGGCTAAATCACATGACAACAAGTGTGAGTCACATCCTCTCATGCCTAAATTCCACAGAAGAATTCCAGAGAAGATTCTTACCTTTGCAGGTCCctctctcattttcttcatttgatCCTTATACTTCACTAGCTCTGCATCAAGCCTagcaatttttttgtcaattgACTCAGCTCTGCTATCCACCTTTAATACATgaggggaaaacaaagaaaacaacattgATTAAGGTTTTATTCAGGTATGGGACACGTTTTGTTGTGTTTCTAACTGAATTGTTTCTTCACTCAGTGGTTTCATAAGCAATTTAGATTTTGTGAGACCCCAGAACCAAAATCAAGTGAAAC encodes:
- the CHMP5 gene encoding charged multivesicular body protein 5 isoform X1, giving the protein MNRFFGKAKPKAPPPSLTDCIGTVDSRAESIDKKIARLDAELVKYKDQMKKMREGPAKNTVKQKALRVLKQKRMYEQQRDNLSQQSFNMEQANYTIQALKDTKTTVDAMKLGVKEMKKAYKQVKIDQIEDIQDQLEDMMEEANEVQEALSRSYGTPEIDEDDLEAELDALGDELLADEDNSYLDEAASAPAIPEVTPTDTKNKDGVLVDEFGLPKIPAT
- the CHMP5 gene encoding charged multivesicular body protein 5 isoform X2, translating into MTQSCHEASRRKDAPVDSRAESIDKKIARLDAELVKYKDQMKKMREGPAKNTVKQKALRVLKQKRMYEQQRDNLSQQSFNMEQANYTIQALKDTKTTVDAMKLGVKEMKKAYKQVKIDQIEDIQDQLEDMMEEANEVQEALSRSYGTPEIDEDDLEAELDALGDELLADEDNSYLDEAASAPAIPEVTPTDTKNKDGVLVDEFGLPKIPAT